A single Pyxicephalus adspersus chromosome 8, UCB_Pads_2.0, whole genome shotgun sequence DNA region contains:
- the DONSON gene encoding protein downstream neighbor of Son — MSELLPGYSPSFKRPAEILRLSRRRSRSEAGPRTSLFSPGEVAKRVPGVRPFSPGPQRGGSTAVKRRNPFASLDNTVEAKRRASSQTECDFLGVIEKENPEPVQYHSVEDVLWGDSLEPEPADAIKTKSPEKPLTTTEPAKGSVTYPADWSLKTRLLFTSSHPFSWTDHLKAQEESQGLVLHCRATPVSLPQIITEPKQCTELRCAFQQALVYWLHPSLPWLPLFPRIGADRKMTGKNSPWSQDESLQQVLMSEWSLSFTSLYNLVKAKLCPYFYVCTYQFTVLFRAAGLAGSDVITAVMSPTTRGLREAMKNEGIEFSLPLVENDPNRKQKSPETSQLDDKETGNTSEGEEAPLDSDDDDESFSWLEEMGVEDKIKKPDAISIKLRKEKNEVKLDHRPESVVLVKGANTFTLLNFLINCKSIVAAAGSQAGLPPTLLSPISFRGATMQTLKARSVNVKTQVHSGYKDQFSLEVTGPVMPHAVHSLTLLLKAAQRGSFSTSLYTHDPTTVFNTSVHGPDCKEMDNAELGNCGLHPLTLEQFSQLSTLGKTSLRQLELSDYKYTWKC, encoded by the exons ATGTCGGAGCTTCTCCCCGGCTACTCTCCCAGCTTCAAGAGGCCAGCCGAGATCCTGCGGCTGAGCCGGCGGAGGAGCCGCAGCGAGGCGGGGCCACGGACGTCTCTCTTCTCCCCAGGGGAAGTGGCGAAGAGAGTACCCGGAGTCCGGCCCTTCTCCCCGGGACCCCAGCGCGGCGGGAGCACCGCAGTGAAGAGAAGAAACCCTTTTGCCAGTCTTGATAACACTGTGGAAGCGAAGAGGAGAGCGAGCAGTCAGACGGAATGTGATTTCCTCGGGGTCATAGAGAAGGAGAACCCGGAGCCCGTCCAG TATCATTCTGTGGAAGATGTACTTTGGGGAGACAGCCTTGAACCTGAACCTGCTGATGCCATAAAGACCAAA TCTCCAGAGAAGCCTCTTACAACCACTGAACCTGCAAAGGGATCAGTGACATATCCAGCAGATTGGAGTCTGAAGACACGTCTTTTATTTACCTCTAGCCATCCTTTTTCCTGGACCGATCACCTAAAAGCCCAGGAAGAAAGTCAGGGCTTAGTCCTTCATTGTCGGGCCACACCAGTCAGCCTACCTCAAATTATAACG gaGCCAAAACAGTGCACTGAACTCAGGTGTGCTTTTCAACAAGCTCTGGTGTACTGGCTCCATCCCTCCCTTCCCTGGCTACCTCTCTTCCCCAGAATAGGAGCTGATCGCAAAATGACTGGGAAGAACAGTCCTTGGTCTCAAGATGAGTCTCTGCAGCAGGTGTTAATGAGCGAATG GTCTCTGAGCTTTACATCTTTGTATAATTTGGTTAAGGCAAAGCTGTGCCCATACTTCTATGTGTGTACTTATCAGTTCACAGTACTGTTCAGGGCAGCTGGTTTGGCAGGAAGTGATGTCATTACAGCGGTCATGTCCCCAACCACACGTGGCTTAAGAGAAGCAATGAAGAACGAAG GTATTGAATTTTCTCTCCCATTGGTGGAGAATGACCCTAACCGAAAGCAGAAGAGTCCTGAAACTTCCCAGTTAGATGACAAAGAAACTGGCAACACAAGTGAAGGAGAGGA GGCTCCTCTAgacagtgatgatgatgatgaaagcTTCTCATGGTTGGAAGAAATGGGAGTGGAAGACAAGATAAAAAAGCCTGATGCTATATCTATTAAACT TCGTAAGGAAAAGAATGAAGTAAAACTGGACCATAGACCAGAGTCTGTTGTGCTGGTGAAAGGTGCAAACACTTTTACATTACTCAATTTCTTGATCAACTGCAAGAGTATTGTAGCTGCTGCCGGATCTCAAGCTGGTCTCCCGCCAACGCTGTTGTCGCCTATTTCATTCCGGGGAGCCACTATGCAGACTCTGAAG GCCAGGAGTGTAAATGTGAAAACCCAAGTTCATTCTGGGTACAAGGATCAGTTCAGCCTGGAGGTTACCGGCCCAGTCATGCCACATGCTGTGCATTCTCTAACGCTTTTACTGAAGGCAGCACAGAGGGGGAGCTTCTCAACATCACTGTATACACATGATCCAACGACAGTGTTCAACACATCTGTCCATGGTCCAGACTGCAAG GAGATGGACAATGCTGAACTTGGCAATTGCGGACTTCACCCTCTTACTTTAGAACAGTTCAGTCAGTTATCAACCCTTGGAAAGACTTCATTACGCCAGCTGGAACTGAGCGACTACAAATACACATGGAAATGCTGA